From the genome of Terriglobia bacterium:
AGCCGGAGCATTCTAACGGCTCCGTGGCCGCGCGTCGACGCCGCCTTCGCGCTGGGATATGCTCTTCCGTCCCTTCGATCGAGAGGAGAAGAGGGTTTGCCGGACGCACCGCATCATCCCCGGGGGGATCGCTCCATCGCGGTGTTCGGCTCCTCCGAGGCCGTCCCCGGCGATCCGTTGTACGAGCAGGCGCGCGCGGTCGGGCGGCTGCTCGCGACCGCGGGCTACCGCGTGGTGACCGGCGGGTACGGAGGGGTGATGGAGGGGGCGAGCCGAGGAGCGGTCGAGGTTGGCGGGAACGCGCTGGGGGTCGCTTGCGGCGCCTTCCCGGAGCGCGTGCCGAACCGCTACCTGAGCGAGGTCGTCGAGGAGCCCGAGCTGTTCTCCCGAACGCGCGCGCTCATCGAGACGGCCCGCGGCTACGTCGTCCTCCACGGCAAGTCGGGCACCCTGGCCGAGCTGGCGTTGCTGTGGGCACTCCACCGGGCGGGGAGCCTCGGGCGTCGCCCCGTGGTACTGTTGGGAGATGGTTGGCGGCCGT
Proteins encoded in this window:
- a CDS encoding LOG family protein gives rise to the protein MPDAPHHPRGDRSIAVFGSSEAVPGDPLYEQARAVGRLLATAGYRVVTGGYGGVMEGASRGAVEVGGNALGVACGAFPERVPNRYLSEVVEEPELFSRTRALIETARGYVVLHGKSGTLAELALLWALHRAGSLGRRPVVLLGDGWRPFLRHLVQAGMIESEQFDVTRVVDTPEEALGIVGEFLPNGMED